The genomic stretch CTCacttgcacacgcacacacatgcacagacacacacacacacaaacacacacacgtgtcgTCTCAGGCATGTTAAGAGACTCCTCTCCATCCTTTGGGAAGACAGAGGAACAGTCCTGACCCCTTTGTGGGTGGTACCAGGGCCCCGGAGCGCAGGAGGGAGTCGTGCCTACCTGGGTCGACGATCACAGATAATTTGTACACCGGGTCAACGCCAGTTCTCTCAATTCCACACCAGTAGGTGTCTGTGTCATCTTGACGGAGGTCCTCCAAGATCATGGTGAATGTGCGTCGGTTGCTATTGTCCTGGATGGACGCTCGGTCCTTCTTCACCAGTTCGTCTGTCCCAGCAGTTTTTACAAGGATTCTGCAGGAAATCCAGTTCTTCCCGCGGCACCACCACTTCTTGTAGGATTCCCATCCTGGGGTATACTCACAGTACGCCGTCAGTGTCCCCCCCTCCGTGCCTCTCACCAGCCCCTCCTGGCAGATGGAGAAGTGGCCTAGAAAACAGAAACCCAACATTCATGTCATCCTCCTTGAGCCCGGGGCTGGGCTGGTTACTGCTGGGGTGTCTGCCACTGCCCTGAAGACCAGCCAGGAGCCTCTGGCCTCTGTCGAATCGCCACATCCGGCCTGTCCCTTCATCCCCTGCAGGATGGCTTTAGCTGTGCTCTCTCTTGGATGTCCCTCTGGGGCTCCTAACTGCCCAATACGGAGGCCTCTGCTCACTCACCACCCACTGACCACGacccctcctgccctctgcccactcctGTCCCCGGCAGCACAGAGCCCACACGGCAGCCCCGGGTGTATTTCTGTATCCCAGAGCTGGTGAGACAGCGGggtcccctccccactcacccccGGCACTCTAACCCCCACACACCTAAAAACCCTAACTTCACCTTCCGAGTGGACACGTGGCGTTGGActaagccccccccccacacacacacactcacactcacactcacacacacacaggtgattGCTTGTTATTTCACTACACACCTTGCTCTTCTGCATCTCCATACCTTTACAcaagctgttccctctgtctggaatgttctcttttctctgcttgaAGGAATCAAGCCTTTCTATTCATTCCTCAAGCCTCGGCTCAAACAGTGTCTCTTCTATGGTGTCTACCATTCTGCAGCCAACTGGGTCGCTCCTGGTGCCACCAGAGCACTTTCTCCCTGTCTCCATTGTTGTTCTTATGACACTGGAGGATGGTCTGGTCTTTGGCTCGTCCAGAGCAGAGACTCGGGCAGCCCAAGCTGTGGGGTTGAGCAACTTTCCAGAGAACGTGTCACACCCAGGTTTTGctgcctgtcttcctccctctcccctgagcTCTTCAGAAGAGAGGGTCCCGGCTCTAGCTACACGTCGAGACCCATCGTGCAGGTTTGTAAATGATCCAGATGTCTGAACCCCACCTCGACGGGGTGGGTCTCAGGTGGAGCCTGAGCTTCTGGGCTCCTTCCAAGTTCCTCTGGAATTCGTGcatttacatatgtgtgtatatatctgtgtatTATGCACCTGTCTAGCCTCTACCCATGCATCCACCCATGCATCCACCCTTCAACTGTCTATCCATCTGTCTGCCAAGGTCGACAAGTAGTGCACTAGAAAACAAGCActatttgtgttatttattttcattttctttccccaacACCTAATTTAGTAGTTGTCAGgtaacaaaagttaaaaaaaaatgttttttaatgaatAAGTGTCTGGATTGAGTGAAAGGCTCTGCCATTTCCCCGGGGACAGACCCTGTGTGtgtcccaccccagccctgcaggTGCTCCGTCCTgaagcccccaccccactcaccttGGACGATGAGAAGGAGCAGAACCGGGAGCGGCCACATGTCCTGCTGCCTGGGTTGTCTCCCTGGTGCTCAGCTGATGCCCACAGCCCTCCAGGGACTGGAACTGAGCTCAGAGGCAACCTGCCTTTGCTTTctttaaattaatgtttatttaCTTTCTCTCATCTacttcccttaattttttttcttttgttacttccTAACTTCAAAATTAGGAGAAAAGCAGGGTCATTTTGGGAGTGTATGGTCTTAGTGACGAGACGTGCCCTCTCCTTGCACTGGCGCCTCACCGAAGCATCCCCTGGGTCTGTCCCTGATGACCTTGTCTCAGGGGGACTCCCTGCCCCACTCTGTAGCACCACCCCCCGTCTGTGAGCACTTACTTCCTGCCACCCCCATCCTCCAGCCCAGTTCTGTGCTTTCATTGGGTACTGGCGCCTTGGTAGAGCTGTTTACCATGTTAGCAACTCAAATGTGCTCAAAATGCAATTTCTTGTCATCTACACGCCTAAAGTCAATCTGTCCCGACACCTGGTCCATGGGCCCAGGGCCTCCTCTCCACGTGCCTCCACCAGACCAGCCTTCCTAAGACAAAGCCCATGGGGTCTTCTTCCTGACACCTGCCACTCTCAGAAGCCCTTGCTGGAATGGGGGGATAGGAGGTGGAGCCGCCAAGGGTTTTGCCAGCAATGGGTAAGGTGGTCCAGCTCCAGGGAGTGAAGAGGAGCAAGAGTTCCTgtccccttcaaggtccttctagctggactaaga from Ursus arctos isolate Adak ecotype North America unplaced genomic scaffold, UrsArc2.0 scaffold_24, whole genome shotgun sequence encodes the following:
- the LOC130544754 gene encoding CMRF35-like molecule 7, with protein sequence MWPLPVLLLLIVQGHFSICQEGLVRGTEGGTLTAYCEYTPGWESYKKWWCRGKNWISCRILVKTAGTDELVKKDRASIQDNSNRRTFTMILEDLRQDDTDTYWCGIERTGVDPVYKLSVIVDPAPVLAGSPKPVPGPTPASWDSLFPLTRGITSNQPVTLINPVSRSGALASTVAAEKGKDLSSFHPQSSGAPVISPVWILLVPLFLVTLEWLCRG